The following coding sequences lie in one Betaproteobacteria bacterium genomic window:
- a CDS encoding response regulator transcription factor, with protein sequence MRLLIAEDDPLIADGLIRAMRTDGYAVDHTTSGLEADEALKQYTYDLVILDLGLPRLDGLEVLRRLRTRGTAVPVLVLTARDALQDRVKGLDAGADDYLVKPFDLPELEARVRALLRRQRPSLSGRLHIGELMIDISGRSVYHGSQRIDLSAREFGVLELLARRAGRVVSKEQLLESLTGWDDDVGTNAIEVYVHRLRKKLEPGGINIRTIRGLGYLLDNATRND encoded by the coding sequence ATGCGCCTGCTCATTGCCGAAGACGACCCGCTCATCGCGGACGGACTGATCCGCGCCATGAGGACCGACGGATACGCGGTCGACCACACCACCAGCGGACTCGAAGCGGACGAAGCGCTCAAGCAGTACACCTACGATCTGGTGATCCTCGACCTGGGCCTGCCCCGCCTGGATGGACTCGAGGTTCTGCGGCGCCTGCGCACCCGCGGAACCGCCGTTCCGGTACTGGTGCTCACGGCCCGGGACGCCCTGCAGGATCGCGTGAAGGGTCTCGATGCGGGTGCCGACGATTACCTGGTGAAGCCGTTCGACCTGCCGGAGCTGGAAGCGCGGGTGCGTGCACTGCTTCGCCGGCAGAGGCCATCGTTGTCCGGGCGCCTTCACATCGGCGAACTGATGATCGACATCAGCGGAAGATCGGTCTACCACGGCAGCCAGCGCATCGACCTCTCGGCACGCGAGTTCGGCGTGCTGGAACTTCTGGCACGGCGCGCAGGACGCGTCGTGAGCAAGGAACAGCTTCTGGAATCCCTGACGGGGTGGGACGACGACGTGGGCACGAATGCGATCGAGGTCTACGTCCACCGGCTGCGCAAGAAGCTCGAGCCGGGCGGAATCAACATCCGCACCATCCGCGGCCTGGGCTATCTCCTCGACAACGCGACACGCAATGACTGA
- a CDS encoding sensor histidine kinase N-terminal domain-containing protein, producing MPAPLQLPAPGVAPVCSDAVYNGDPVRLAAYRPADIPVIVQVAETVTKRDVLAFEIIASMLAPLLLLMVLGAAVIWIGVEQGLDPLTRIATQLRHRSADDLGPMDESQAPREVRPLVQALNGLLERVDAMLTAQRRFVADAAHQLRTPIAGLKTQAETALRATDADSMRSIVANIVTAATRMSSLVVQLLSLARVDPSEAAKGASGLVDLEPLARSVTADWIARAIEHGIDLGYAAADGSHAVLGDPVMIRELIGNLIDNARMHGATISITGNDSGRGTRVVVAFPKARPQGQASGP from the coding sequence TTGCCTGCGCCGCTTCAGCTGCCCGCGCCCGGCGTCGCGCCGGTCTGTTCGGATGCCGTCTACAACGGCGACCCGGTACGGCTGGCGGCGTACCGCCCGGCGGACATTCCCGTGATCGTCCAGGTGGCGGAAACGGTCACGAAGCGCGACGTGCTCGCGTTCGAGATCATTGCCAGCATGCTCGCGCCGCTGCTGCTGCTGATGGTGCTGGGCGCGGCGGTCATCTGGATCGGCGTCGAACAGGGCCTGGATCCGCTCACCCGGATCGCCACCCAGTTGCGGCACCGCTCCGCGGACGATCTGGGCCCCATGGACGAATCGCAGGCACCACGCGAGGTGCGTCCTCTCGTGCAGGCATTGAACGGCCTGCTCGAAAGGGTGGATGCGATGCTGACCGCTCAGCGGCGGTTCGTCGCGGATGCCGCGCATCAGCTGCGCACGCCGATCGCCGGACTGAAGACGCAGGCAGAAACGGCGCTGCGCGCGACCGATGCCGATTCGATGCGTTCCATCGTCGCGAACATCGTGACCGCCGCAACCCGCATGTCGTCCCTGGTCGTGCAGCTCCTGTCGCTGGCGCGGGTCGACCCTTCCGAGGCGGCCAAGGGCGCTTCCGGTCTCGTGGACCTGGAACCTCTCGCGCGCTCGGTCACGGCCGATTGGATCGCTCGGGCAATCGAGCACGGAATCGACCTGGGGTACGCCGCGGCAGACGGATCGCACGCGGTGCTGGGCGATCCGGTGATGATCCGGGAACTCATCGGCAACCTCATCGACAACGCAAGAATGCACGGCGCAACGATCTCCATCACCGGGAACGATTCGGGAAGGGGAACGAGAGTCGTGGTGGCGTTTCCGAAGGCGAGGCCTCAGGGTCAGGCCTCCGGTCCCTAG
- a CDS encoding efflux RND transporter periplasmic adaptor subunit: protein MTRGKLWGSVSAVILVVSAAAWTLPRMSGEPPAARPQPTAPSESNGTTLRFPAGAPQLAFLRTSDAILDAEPLLEALPGRIAYDEDRTARLGAPMAGRVTRIAATLGTRVRRGDLLAVIASPEYAQAVSDVRRAELEARHKGQAFDRARVLFEGEVMPRREFESLETDLREAEVELGRARRRLELLSSGGPAENGELPIRAPLAGVVTERSINPGTLVGPDTAEPLFVISDPENLRVVIDVPEQHIGVLRTGQHVSVEVDAYSGRRFDATVVYVGDVLDPASRRIQVRCRIDNAGRLLKPEMYARVTPVMEAQSPRVRVPIAAIVTAGVNSYVFVETRPGQFERRQVTASTQGREFAYLRSGVAAGERVVVSGASLLNSELQGS from the coding sequence ATGACGCGCGGCAAGCTCTGGGGATCGGTGTCCGCCGTCATCCTGGTCGTGTCCGCGGCGGCGTGGACCCTGCCGCGCATGTCCGGCGAACCGCCCGCCGCACGGCCTCAGCCCACCGCGCCGTCCGAATCCAACGGCACCACCTTGCGATTCCCCGCAGGCGCCCCCCAGCTCGCCTTTCTCCGGACGTCCGACGCGATACTGGACGCCGAGCCCTTGCTGGAGGCGCTTCCCGGAAGGATCGCCTACGACGAGGACCGGACCGCGCGGCTCGGCGCTCCCATGGCAGGAAGGGTGACACGCATCGCAGCCACGCTGGGCACGCGGGTGCGCCGCGGTGATCTTCTGGCCGTGATCGCGTCGCCCGAATACGCGCAGGCCGTATCGGATGTCCGGCGCGCCGAGCTCGAGGCGAGACACAAGGGACAGGCGTTCGATCGGGCACGCGTGCTTTTCGAGGGCGAGGTGATGCCCAGACGTGAATTCGAATCGCTGGAGACCGATCTCCGCGAAGCGGAGGTCGAACTCGGTCGCGCGCGCCGCCGGCTTGAATTGCTGTCGTCGGGCGGCCCGGCGGAGAACGGCGAGCTTCCCATCCGTGCACCCCTTGCCGGCGTGGTGACGGAGCGTTCCATCAATCCGGGGACCCTGGTGGGGCCGGACACGGCGGAGCCCCTGTTCGTGATCTCGGATCCGGAAAACCTCCGGGTGGTCATCGATGTGCCGGAGCAGCACATCGGGGTGCTGCGCACCGGCCAGCACGTGAGCGTGGAGGTGGATGCCTACTCCGGTCGCCGATTCGACGCCACCGTCGTGTACGTCGGGGACGTCCTCGACCCCGCTTCGCGTCGCATCCAGGTGCGTTGCCGGATCGACAATGCCGGCCGGCTGCTCAAACCGGAGATGTACGCGCGCGTCACGCCCGTCATGGAGGCGCAATCTCCGCGCGTGCGGGTGCCGATCGCGGCCATCGTCACGGCAGGGGTCAACAGCTACGTCTTCGTCGAGACACGGCCGGGGCAGTTCGAACGGCGTCAGGTGACGGCGTCCACGCAAGGCCGGGAATTCGCCTATCTGCGCTCCGGCGTGGCGGCCGGCGAGCGGGTGGTCGTGAGCGGCGCATCGCTCCTGAATTCAGAGTTGCAGGGGAGCTGA
- a CDS encoding TolC family protein has translation MPLLAGLASVMVLPSAGMAVDAAPSPGANRTVRTLSLSEVVGLAASRNRDIAIARGAVSAAEADNLAARARPNPALSLGTSGFDPRHPGSGSLFNKPMDSVVQLSQLFERGNKRELRDRITRIGIDAARDDLAETSRRQTLAVSLAFYDLLQAQSRVSIADETIALFAKTVAAARLRLEAGDISPTDLSRIKVDELRAQNERRIAMTDRDRAREVLAYLIGEQAPDVLLAAEDAWPSYAAGAGDESTLDETALDERPDVRAARRRVDAADRARELARALRTRDITVGVQYERYPTQIQNNTIGVGVSLPLFLNYGFEGEVRRSEADRQIALDYLERTRSAALAELRRAGAELTGARDRIRRFDDELLKQAVRAADAAEFAYRNGALGVLDLLDARRVLYATRVDAVDARADYARALASWQAARQQTGSVR, from the coding sequence GTGCCGCTGCTCGCGGGGCTGGCATCGGTCATGGTGTTGCCGTCTGCCGGGATGGCAGTCGATGCGGCTCCCTCGCCGGGTGCGAACAGGACCGTTCGCACCCTCTCGTTGTCCGAGGTTGTCGGCTTGGCGGCATCGCGCAATCGCGACATCGCGATCGCTCGCGGCGCGGTCTCCGCGGCGGAGGCCGACAATCTTGCCGCTCGCGCGCGGCCCAATCCCGCGCTGTCGCTGGGCACCTCCGGATTCGATCCGCGGCATCCCGGTTCCGGGTCGCTGTTCAACAAGCCGATGGACAGCGTCGTGCAGCTGTCCCAGCTTTTCGAGCGCGGCAACAAGCGCGAGCTTCGAGACCGCATCACACGCATTGGCATCGACGCGGCAAGGGACGATCTGGCGGAGACGTCACGTCGCCAGACACTGGCCGTGAGTCTTGCCTTTTACGATCTGCTGCAGGCGCAGAGCCGCGTGAGCATTGCGGACGAGACCATCGCGCTGTTCGCCAAGACCGTGGCGGCTGCGCGGCTGAGGCTCGAGGCGGGCGACATCTCGCCGACCGATCTCTCAAGAATCAAGGTGGACGAGCTTCGCGCACAGAACGAGCGGCGCATTGCGATGACCGATCGCGATCGCGCCCGCGAGGTTCTCGCCTATCTCATCGGGGAGCAGGCGCCCGACGTGTTGCTGGCGGCGGAGGACGCGTGGCCGTCGTATGCCGCGGGAGCGGGTGACGAATCGACGTTGGACGAAACGGCGCTCGACGAGCGGCCGGACGTCCGCGCGGCGCGCCGGCGGGTCGATGCAGCCGATCGCGCGCGGGAACTGGCCAGGGCGTTGCGCACGCGAGACATCACCGTGGGTGTCCAGTACGAACGCTACCCGACACAGATCCAGAACAACACGATCGGGGTCGGGGTGAGCCTTCCCCTGTTCCTCAACTACGGCTTCGAGGGCGAGGTCCGCCGGTCCGAGGCGGACCGTCAGATCGCCCTCGATTATCTCGAGCGCACGCGTTCCGCGGCGCTCGCGGAGCTGAGACGTGCCGGAGCGGAACTGACGGGGGCCCGGGATCGGATTCGCCGTTTCGACGACGAACTGCTCAAGCAGGCGGTCAGGGCGGCCGACGCCGCCGAATTCGCCTACAGGAACGGCGCGCTGGGGGTGCTGGATCTGCTGGATGCCCGCCGGGTGCTGTACGCGACGCGCGTCGACGCCGTGGATGCACGTGCCGACTACGCCCGCGCCCTCGCGAGCTGGCAGGCCGCCAGGCAACAGACCGGGAGTGTCCGATGA